DNA sequence from the Candoia aspera isolate rCanAsp1 chromosome 10, rCanAsp1.hap2, whole genome shotgun sequence genome:
GCGGCTGGCAGCAGCTGCAACGCTTCACGTGTTCCAAGCCAGCCACCTTCTGCATTTGGGTTCCTAGCTGCAGAATACCCAACGGCCGGCTGGCTGGGATGCCGGGAGCCGTAGTTATTCCCACCTCCACTGAGTGCTCCCGGTTGGAAGGAGGCCGTCCCGCCGTCCCGCCACCCCATCCCTAGCCCTCTCAACATCCATCCATTTACCAACAAAATGCAGCAAAATGCCGTTCATTCCACagttttctcttttcaaaaggaCTTGGAACCAGTACAAAGGGAAGCAATACAACAGGGAATTTCTAAAACGCAACCTTTCCCCATCCCCAGgattgtttgctttgctttaccCTTGCCCAGTCTTCCTGCTACCACCAACAAACCCAGTTCGATCCCGCCCCAGCCAGATGGTCCTCTCTCAAGGTGGCGAGACCAATGGGGGCTCCATCTGGCGAGGAGGTAGGGGGCGAGGTCCTTCTCGTGATCTTCCGGAGTCCGGCACATTTTCACTGTCTTCTCCTCCCCCAGAAGCTGACCTGCTGGCTGTTGCCAACCTCTCACACCTCTGGATTTCATCTTGAGATGCTCCtgcctgccggcttctccatccTCCCGTCTGGCTGCACTGCCAGGGCCAGTTCCAGCCAGCACCACCAGGGCATTGGGCTCCGCTGGCACCTCCGGCCACTGCTGCGTCAGGTTCCCGGTTTCAGTGACGACTCGGCCACCCCGCTGTTGACCCTCCGGAGGCTGCCCAGCTGCTCCAGTGTGGCCGAAAGCGGGTGAGTCAGGCTGACCTGGGCATTGCTGAACGAGGCCACCCTGCCGCTGCCCCCAATCTGGATGTTGACGGTGGTGGAGTAGCTGGCCTTCTGAGGAGCCTTCTCAGGGAACCGAGCTGTGTCCAGGCTTGTGGGGGGTccctgtttggggcagtgctCCCCCACCTCAGGCTGCAGTCTCTGGGGGCCTGGCCACCCCTCTTGGCTGACGTATTTCGAGCACAGGTCCGGCACGTTGGGCCACCTGATGCTGCCTAGTTCGTGGGAGTGGGGGGCACTCCTGGACGAGGTCTCGGAGCCATTGTGGGGGCCACCTGATGATTCCTGGTCCTCATTTGGGGCTGGCCCTTCGGATGGCCTGCTGCTGGGGAGGAGGCCCCTCTGGGCCCTCAAGCAGGATGCGGGAGAGGGGAAGCCTGGTGTCCGGAGCTCAGGGTGTGCCACGGGGGCAGGGGGCTGCCTCTGCAGGTGGACCCCCAGAGGTGTGAAGGTGCAGGGCTGGGCTCCTCCTGGAGGGGGCGAGCACATCCTGGGCCCCACGGGGGACTGCACTCGAGAGCTGGGCGCTGAAGCAGAGGAGAAGGGGGGACAGCGCTCGAGAGCCGGGGCTCCCGACAAGGAGGCCCTGCGTGGGGAAGGGGAGTGGGGCCCGGGACTGATGCACTGAGAGCAGGAGGAGGGGGATGCCGCCTCCAGCCTTCCCAGGTTTCGGTGGCGCCTGGGCGCTGCCTTGGGGAGTGAAGCCAGTGGGTTGGCTGGCAGCCTGGGCCCCTGCGGGTCCTCAGGGGGAGGGGCGCCATTTCGCTTGGCCAAGCTCTGGGTGATGCAGGAGGCGGCGAGGTACCTGGAAATGGCAGCGGCACTGGAAGAGAGGCACCGGCGGACCGGTGAGGAGGGAAGAAACTTGGGGAGTGGCACACTCGGGCACTGCCCCGCGATGCAGGCCGGAGACTCCACCCTGGCCGGGAAATCAGAGGTGGCGGCAGAGGGGGGCTCCTGGGTCCGGGCACCCAGAGTGGAGGGCAACCCCTCTGTGCAGGAGTCCAGTGGCAGGGGCTGGGTGGCCTTGGTGGGTTCAGAAGCAGCAGGACAATTTGGGGCGCCCCAGTGGGGATCCCCGGCTGATGCTCCAGAGGCCTCCCGGCTGCACCCCGCTGGCTCTTGGTCTGAGAAAGCAGGGGAACTGCTTCTCTCCTTGGTGCCTGGGTGggagcagcccctgccctgtgccAGGGTCGGTGTCCCCTCCAGTGGGTAGAAAGCAGAGCGGCCGGGCATCCTGGCCTTCGGTTCCTCAGCGGGCTTGGAAGAGGGGGAAGTGTTTTCTGCCTCGTGGTCACTGAGACGCCACTGCGGCTGGAGGGCAGGGCGGGCCTGCCCTGTTCCCACTGAGACCTCGGGGTGCAGCCTCGGCTGCGAAGGCTGACCGCCCCCCTCCCTCTTCTGGCCGGGCTCGGGAGGATGTGGTGCTTCGTGGGCGCCCCGCCCTCCATGCTCTGCCTCAGGCGTCAAttgagaggaggagggaagaccCCTCTCTGGGCTGGGGGCCACAGTGGACAAAGGGTTCCCGGGGCACCCTGTCAACACGGGACCCCTGGGGCATCCTGCACCGTCTTTTTTCCCTGTGGCAGCCACTGGCGTCTCCTCTCCCCCCGAGGGGACCCCCAGGGAAGGGGGCAGAGGGTGCTGCAATTCTTGCTGCAGCGGGGCCAGGATCTCTGGAGAAAGAAGCCGGAAGGGCCTGTCGCTGCGCAGCACAAAGGCAGTTTCCCGAGTGGCGGCAACAAGCGGCGTGTTTTCCTGGATGCCGACCACGTCCTGGAGCGGCTCATGGATGAGGACGTGCCCATAGATTTGGGGCTCACCTGTGGGGGGAGAGAGGTGGGAGGCAAGATGAGATGCCCGGCTTCCTACAGGGAAGACCAACAATTGCAGGGCTTTGAAACTGTTTAACCCAGGATTCATCCCCTTCTGGGGTGGCTCGTTAAATGGTGGAGGGAATGGAGGAAGGGGACCCCGGTCTGTTTGTGGCGGCTAACGCCATGCTGATGTGCTGAAGAATATTGGGAAAGCGGCACCCACTCTCAAACAGGAGGCATTCCCGTTTAATAAAATGCAGACTGTTTCCTACGTCCTTCTGGAGCCAAAAAAGGCAGCTCTCTTGTGGGCTGGGTAATATAATAGATGGAAAACACCAGGGCACTGATAGAACATCCTCTCTAATTAGCTCCTGGCTGGCTCTAATGGGAGCAGGGCAAGGGAAATCTAtaccaaatctaataaataataatggtaaTGATAAAAAATCAGCTGGATGGAACCCGCCGAGGCGGTGTTGGCCAGCCTGGCCAACAAGCCCGCGGAAAGGCGCCTCTCCCATCCAGAGTCTGGGATCTCTTTGAGGGGCCTTGGGGGACCCAAACAGGTCCAAACAGCGCCCCACAACAGCGGGGTGTCTGAGATGGGGAAGTCTTGTGCCCAGGAGCGTGGGCGTTGTTTTGTCTGCTGGGAGATGGCCAGAGCAAGGGCAGAGCTGGTGCACAGACACTGAGCCAAGGGGAATGGCGGAGGTGCAAGAAGGCAGGGGAGAGGCGTTCTTGGAGCGTGGGACCCAGGATCAGGCTAGCTTAGACTGAAATAACAGGATTTTGAGCCAACTGCTAGATATCCCCTCCACTTCACAGTCTGCAGTAACAGACTTGCCGTTTCCCCCCGTTTTTAAACGATGATCTTTTGCATTCCAGCCCGTCTCTTCGCATGCACAGACTTTCTTTGCATCTTCCCCATAACGAATTACAGTTGCTCAAGAGCCATTGCTACAATGCAAGCCATCGCCTTGCCTTCTCAGACGCACAGGCGCCCCAGCTGCAGACCCTGGAAATGCAAATCCCCCCGTGAAGGCTCTTCTGAAAGGTCACTGTGCTCGTTTGCAAGCAGCTTTCAGATATGTGCCCCTTTTTCCCCACATCATTCTGGTGAGTCTGAGGGGGGAAGGAGGACACTAATGCTGTTGGATGGTGGGGCTTGCCCAGGTCTGAGATGGGCACGGTGCCTTGCGCGACGGCAGCTATTGTGCCAGTCCGCCCAGTTCAGTGTGTTGGGTAAACCCAGCCCTAGAAATATTCTGCCTGGCTGGGCGCCTCGGGAGGGCAGGGCAGACGCTCCACCAGGGTGGGCAGGGCTCACTCACACGGGGGGATGCTTCCTCCTTGCCAGCTCTCCTGCAGGACAACCTGGCTCCTGCCCAGGGCCATCGGGTGGGCACCCTGGGGCCTCTCCAAGCCCCACTTCTGGGATTTCAGCCGGCTGATCTTCTCACTATACATCTTCGCCAAAGCTTGCACTTTGCTGAGGATCCGCTCCGAGTTTTCCAGCAGGCAGGGCTCCCCGTTGCCCTGATAAAGGTCCATGGAGGGGAGGAAGGCCGCAGAGGCGGGGGCAGCCTCCTTCACCCCCCTGTCCCTCGGCAGCCCAGGGGGGACGCCCCCACCTGCATCCCTGCCAGGACCTCGGGGAGGGTCCTCCAGGTCCGAGTCCTCCACGATGCAGAGGGGCTCTGCGCACGTGGGCCTTTcggggggggaggagaaggctCTCTGACCCGCGCCCTGGCCCCCCTTCCTTGGGGGGTCCCTGGTGCTCCGCTCCTTCTCCTGCCAAGCCCTCCGGATCTCTGCGCACGATAGGAAGCCGGGCTCAGCAGGATCCTCCTCCAACCCGTTCTTCTGCTCCCGCggcttcctctctctccccaaaGCCTTGTGGGGGGCATTGGAGGGGATGCCCCCGGGCTGGGGCTGCCCCTTCTCTGCCTCCTGCCCCTGAGCCTCAGGGGTCCCGGGCTGCGCAGGGAATCGGCCCCCGTCCAAATGGTTTTGCTCGATCCTTGTGGGTGGCCGACTCCGCGTGGAGTTGTTGGGGATGGAAAGGTGTTGGCTGTTGCAGGATGGGCCCCAGCTCACCTGGCTGGGTGGGGGGCGGAGCCTTCTGAGCtgggctcctccctctccctcccctggAGCCTCCTTCTGCTTTGAGATGCTGTTGAACCGCAGGACGGATTCTCGCACCACCCCAGCAGGAACAGGGGGGCCCCCCTCCTCCTCAGCAGCCCCtggccccttcttgcccctgtcCACGTTTTCGTGGTAGCTCTGGACCTTCTCCAGCAGAAGCCAGTCATCCCTGGTCAGGGAGGGGTCCACCTTGGCTCTCTCCTCCACCCTGCCGCGGCCCCCTGGTGAGGCTGGGAGGCACGAGGACGGCTGGCTGGGCAGGCCGGGGGCCCAGCTTTCTTCCCAGGCTGCCCCCTGCCCCGTGCAGGCAGAGCTGCCGGGCTCCCCCGAGGTGAGATCTTCCAGGACGTGCAGCGGAGATGTACCAGCCGACTCCTGCGGCTGCTGCGGGTCCTCCTCTTCGGAAGAGTCGCTGCCAAAGGGGTGAGGGAGCATGGGGAGCAGCTGTTCTTGGAGGGGGCTCccttggggagggagagggggggcGTCCTCCTGGAAGACCccgttctcctcctcctcctctgctttctcCTCCAGTTCTTCTAAGGCATCGTTGGGCGAGAGCTGGTCCTGAAGGAAGGGAAGAGGGTGGAGATAGACTTAACGCAGCCCGAGAACACTGTGGACCTCCAGGCCCTCTCTGGGGTGACTTCATGCAAGCTTTTACTTCAGTGCCGCCACCCCTGATCTTTCCCTCCCCTGGGGGCTTAGACTCCCACCACCTGTACGTCCCCACAGGCGGAGAGACACGGGTCAGCGACCCCGTCCAGCCCcttggagggcatcagattgggcCAGGTGGCCATCCTTGAGTAAGCCTCTTCATCAACAGGGCAACCAGGAGTCTTGGAGGACAGCCAGTTGCCCATGGTCAGCCCTTGACTTCATTAAGGGAATGCAACAGGGGAGTGTTTCTGACCATACACAGAATGCCTTCCCCTCTCCCCTGAGCTGGCCTCCTTGCGCTTCCTCAACGTTTGACGCTGGAAGCCGCATCCTGTGGGGTTCCTCTGAGGGTCGCCCTCTCTTATGTGCCGCAACAGGCTTCAAGTAGGGTGAGCGCCACGGGGCCGAATCACCTCCCCAAACCCACCATGGACACTGGGGGCCACTGAACGGCACACTCAGCAGTGTATTTTTAGGGGGTTGGTTGTGAGGCCCCCCTGTGCCTTCtccccaggagctcaaggcaacccTCGACAGCATGCACACACCCCTTTTCCTCTACCCCAAAGGACCCTGAGAGAGAGTGGGGGGCTCCCAGCCCTACTGCACCAGGACCCCCTTGTTCTTAGCCCAACGCCTCCATGGCTACCCCGGCCGGCAGCTGTTGGAGTTTTAGCTAGCTCTCTGCTGCAAAACCATCCGCGCCCGCGCTCACTGAAAGGGCCTTGTGGCCGTGAGTTCCACAAGCTCTGTGGGAAAAGGGAAAGACCTCCCTTGCCCCTTGCCTCTCTGAATCCCCCTTTCTTCCACCAGACTGGAAACGTGCCTGTCTGCCACCGCCGGCCGAGATACCTGCAGAGCCAAGCTGGGGGCTCCCGAGCCGTTTTCTCCCCacagcctcccttccctcccagCTTCCGCGTCCAGGCCCCGCTGGCTAAGCAGCTCCAGGATCTCCTCGGTGATGGAGAGGTTGGTGGTGAGGGGCTCTTGCGCCAGAGAGAAGTCCTCGGCCTCCTCTGCTTCCGGATCAGAGCGCTCAGCTTCCTCCCCCGGCTTGGCGGAGGCCAGCGTGTGGGGGCTGCCGGAGGAGTGGAGGGTCTCGCTGGCGGGGAAGAGGTCCCCCTCGCTGTCCGCATGCTGCAAAGGAGGAGGGTTGTGTGACAAGGGCCATCGGCGTTGGTCAAAACACACTGTGGGCAGCTGAGCCCACATCCCCTGGGGGGCATCCAGCTGGGAGGTGTGAGCTACGTTTGACACTGGCCTCCTTTTAGGACCCATCTTACCTTTGCGTAATATTGCACTGCAAAATAATTCAGTGCCCTGGGCAATAATCCGTGCCACTCTTAGGTTCAACCGTACCATTCAAGCAAATTTAGGTTCAGTAACATCTCAGGAGGAGATAACCTCAGGAGGTTAACactgatatttttttccttatttccaaaaatttaactcagcctttctcaaccttttgaccctggaggaacccttgaaatatttttcaggcttcagggaacccctgcacattcaggctcaaagataggccagcaGTCACACAATTATTCTATTCGGTTCATATGTAggtttgtatatatgcattaaccgtgtccttaaactgaaaataacaaaacttgccattttaatgtgaagttgaccaaatctgaaacaatttcttaaataaatcgtgatctcccagggaacccctggtgacctctcgcggaacccgagggtgccccagaagcctggctgagaaaccctggtttaagttATCTAAGAAGTTAACAACCTCTGGCTTATACTGTACAAATACCACTGTGCCCAGCTAATATCTGTATTCTGTAATGTATTGCCTGCCTCTTATAACACAATAAAATAACTATTCCTTGGGGGGGAACCATAATAAGAGAAGGGCAACTTATTAGGTATTTATAGCCTTGTTCTCCTACTATGTTCTGGCTGCCCAGCAGTCTGCAGATGTCAAGGCCTTTAAAAGGATGAGGCTAAATTTCAGATCTGTATCACAAGGCGACATCTGCTATTCTTCTCCCAAGATGGACACAGATGAGAGGACTTCATGGGGAAGGTTTTGCTGACCCAATTAAGTCGATGCAATCAGGATTCCCTGCATTCTCTCATAGCCATTTCTCACGCCGCAtcttctagctcagtgtttctcaacctcggcccctttaagacgtgtggacttcaactcccaggattcctcagccagcatggctgggagttgaagtccacacgtcttaaaggggccgaggttgagaaacactgagctggcTGGTTTGAGCCACTGAATTCAGAACTAAATCCAGATATTAAGTTGCCACCACTCTTCGCTAGAACTTCAACAACTCCTCTGTGGAATGGCAAGGCTTCTATATTCTATTGTCaccatgcttttttaaaaaggatgtgcCTTTTGTTATCCAGTTTGCCTTTCTATTCCCTGATAGAAACCAACTTCTGGAGGGCCCCCTTCTTAGGACAGAacggaggaaaggaaaaggaatctCTTCCTATAAGGAATTTCCTCCGCAGGAACAGCCAAAGATCACATCTGGGGAACTCACCTTTAATCTGGCCGCATCTGGAAAGGTCCCAGCAGGTGAAGATGAGggcaggggagaaaagaaaagaaaaaactctaatcagaggcatttttttttccgtGGGAAATTCACAGGATCAGTCAGATCAGGGAAATCATTGCATCAACCCATTGCAGCAATGCAACTGTGGCAGATGTTTTTATGGACTGGAGCCAATTCCACTGAGTTACTGCACCATATACCAAGTGTTTATACCCCCCTGAAAAATCAGGGTAGCGCTCCAGAGTTGCGGTCAACGAAGTGACACGTTCTTCGTctcagaggatttttttaaaaaatgaaacaagaccACCAAGGTCCAGAGGTGGGGTCCTTGCTCTTTCCCTGCAAGGAAGAGCCCATCCTGTTTTTCTAGGAAGCCCCAGGCCGTTCAAGGGAAGGGGCGGTTCCCAGGACAGGCCTGTTTCTTTTGGCCTCATCTAGCCAAGGCTTCGGAGATATGCCCAAACTTTTTACAAAATTAGATGAGAGGACACTGTTCAGACAGCAaagctgcccccctcccccccaccaagaTATGCCACTTCCCTGACTCCCTGTTCATTGGAGCAAAGGACTTCCACCGAGCACTTCGCTCTTATTTCAGCAATGGAAGGTGCAAACGCTGGGCTGCTTGGAAGGTCTGGGGTCCCAGGGACTCCTCACAGGGCAGGACACCCAGCCAGGGTTGCAGCAGGCGCCAAGCCACAGACAAGCCGACAGGTGCCTGCCCTGCCCTAGGTTTTCTTACCTGAAGGTGGCCGGAGGTGGAAAGAAAGCCATCCTCTAAAGGGAATCCTGCCGTGATCTACAAGGCACCACGCAAGATGCCGACCACGGGGGAACCCAACTGCAAATCCCCCCGCAACTGAACACCCagagcagagagaaaaaggactTACTCGCTGGATGAAATATGGCCTGGGATTCCTTGGCTGGTTCTGCAAAGTGGGAACAGAGGGAGAAACATTAAGTTAGATCTAAGTTTgcatggaaggagggggagagatcAGGAAGATTCATTTTATAATAGAACAAAATCTTTCTCAGTTGTTAAGGCTAGACGGGCTAGATGGGGGAAAAATGGGTATTATGCCTCTCTAAGCCAATCAACAGGTGCTCTAGCTGGGTTGGTTTAGATTTCAGGTTCTGCTGAATTCTTTGCAAAGCACCAGCTGGATATCAGCAAGGAATCCTGTGAAAGCTAGTTCCAAAATTACAACTCATGGACAGAccccccacactcaccagcactgatgatgtgacctagCTGGATAACGAAATGTCTAAGCAAACAACCATGCTCTGAGAGTGCCAAGGATGCCAAGCCTAGGACTATATATTCAGTTCACGATTTAAGTGATGAAATCATgaattctaaattgtgcaattaTAAATTCTGTTTAATCACTGGTATTTTGTTTCCCAGCCACTAcatcttttctcattttcttcttttttcttctatgtagtcatttattctttaaatgttttaaagtaaataaaaattttaaaatattttttttaaagtaaggaaTCCTGTGAAATAATGAAAGTCTACACATGCTGACACCAAcctagaacttcatttttttcgcATTTGAGGCTGACATGGTTCTGCCTATGGAATCAAGTGGCTGAAGATTTTAGCAACAGGtttattttactgctggcttctctcTTTCAAAGGACTTTTGCATCAGAGAAGGGACCATTATGTTGAAAAGGAGGACGGGAATGGGCAAGAATTAATAATGAACAATGTTCTTTGTCAAGATAATGGGCTGCAGCAGGGTGGGCAACCTTGTGGGAAGGGAGCGAGGGACACATTCGGTGGAGGCAGGACAGACGCGATAcatcaatttaattttaattatctttccattaattaattattgtttaATTAAGTACCTCCCAGGCATTTCCTCCTGTTGTCACATTCAACCAAAAATTTAGCAGCTGCTAAATTtagtgtgcacatacacacatgtgcgtgcgtacacgcacacacaccaggCTACAAGGTCTGCTAGAACCAAGTGAAGCTTTTGAGTCATTGTCAGTATTCCAGGATTTGGCTCCGAGCAAGAGGGCTGGCTAAGCATAGTTAAGGCTTTCGATCCCATGCTGGGCTCAGCCCAGGAGAAAAGGCCTTCTGATGATCTCTGTGAGTGGGATCGCTGAAGAGGCAATTTTGAGAAACACCCCCCTATGCCAGGATGCCCTAGAAGGTCATTCCAGAAACACCAGGCTGATGCTAGCCGGGTCAGGGCAGGACTGCGGCTTCCTCTCTTAAGCTCACCCCGGAAGCCTTATGCAACTGACCAGCTGCCCCAGCTAGGCTATGAGACCATTTGGGGCAGAAAAGGGCTTCTGGAACATGGACCTGGAGGGTGAGCATCTTGTGGCCTGCTGGCGCCCCCTGGTGTCCTCCTGCGGGACATGTGTCATGCTTTGGGACCTGCTTGTCTGGGGATGCTGGGGATGCCTGCCCTGCACAGCCACACCTCTTTCTCCAGGTAACTCACCTGACTGCCTGCGGCCACGGCGATAAGAGCCACTTTTCTCTAGCAGTAAAATGGGGCAGCTTCGCCGGACTCTCTCTGGACTATACATGGATTCCGGGGGCTCTGAAACACAAAATCCGAGTCAAATCCTGCCTGGAACTTGGTTGGCCGACCAGCCTCCATGGGGATGATCCACCCAGGCAAGCAACATTTGCCTCAAGGTTTTTATGCCCATTATAATTTTCTTCCCACCAGTAAAAAACAAAGGGATGGGGTGGGAGAAAGACGATAAGGTGATGTGAGTCAAACATCAGATTTTAAGCCTATCCTAGATTAGGCCCAATGCCCAGAAGGGTTAAGAGGCTGTTTTTCACAATCAGCAATCAGATTCCTCTAggccagtgttgctcaaccttagcaagtcTAAGATAagtggactacagctcccagaattccccagccagcatagctggctagggaattctgggagctgtagtccacccatcttagagttgctaaggttgagcaacactgctgtAGGTCAATTGGCATCATGTAccaggactacaattcccagccttCCTAGCCAACAGGGCtgaagagaattctgggagttgtggtccacgCCCTTTCTGAATGCAGGAGGCTGATTTGGGGCCTCCTCTTTGGCTGGTCCTCTTAGCAATGAGAGACTGAAAAAATTGCCTCCAAATGTAGAGGCTTCTTCAGTGTCCGTTCTTAGACCAGGCCTTCAACCTCTCTCCTGTGGTGCCTCTGAGGAGCCCTCTGACCACCAGGTCGATCAATGAATTCTTGACCATGCCGGGAGAAGGAGAGCTCCTGCGGAGACGCTGGTCCAAGGCACCAGTCCGTCCTCACCTGACTGCCGCCTACTGCGAATGCAGACCCTGGACTCATCCAGCTGAGGAGAAGGCAGCGGCCTCTTGGGGGACTCAGGGCTGAGGAGGACATCGGGGGAGCCTGGGGAGAGCAGGGAGCCCCGTCACCTGGGATGTGAGTGGCCAAAGGCTTGACCTCACACCCAAGAACAGACAGCTTGAGCCACGTTCTGAAAAGGGGGTCAGAGGCTGGTGAACCCCCAGAATCTTACCCTGGAAGCTGTTCTCCAAGAGGACCTGCTTTGCCTGGAAAGAGAAACAAAGGGAGATGATCTGGAGCAGGAAAGGGGAACAGTTTGGGTTCCTGCCTGCTCCAAAACCGCTCTGGAGGACGACTCCTCACCCGGCCCCGAAGGACTGTGGGCTGCCTGCTTCTGGCTCCGGGTAGGGAGGACTGGGATCTTCCGCTAAGCACAGGCAGAGCGTGTTGGGGAGTCTCTCACCCTCCCGACCTGCTAGAAGGGGAAGCCGTCCAGTGGGGCTGCACCGCAGCCCACGGGAAGCGCCAGATTATCCGGATTGCTGTTTTGGCGCTGGGCAGGTttgaaagtggggaggggagcTGGAGGCCTCCCAGAGGCAAAGGGCCCTCCCTCCCGCTTGGAGCCCACCCAAAACCGCGCTGAAATTGCAGCGGCGCCGTCTGGTGGGAAGGGCTGCTTCACCAACAAGCCGTGGTTAATACACCCCAGCTCAGTATCGTGTTGACTTCAGCTCTAACGTGACTAGGGCTGAAGGTAGGTAGCAGCTGAACCAGCGTGTCTGTAATTGGTCTCCGGGCGAACCTCTGGTTAGCTTGGATTTTCTGTCTCCCTCTGAACAAACAGATTGCTGAGAATAAGGCATCTTCTACAAATCATTTTATCCTCCCCATCCATCCTTTATCTACTTCATGGAAGGGCAacatctacatcagtgtttttcaatcttggcaactttaagatgggtggacttcaactcccagaattccccagccagcatcctggctggggaattctgggagttgaagtccacccatcttaaagttgccagttttgaaaaacactgatctacacgCTTTCCCTCAGCATCAAGAACCCACTTCCCAAGTTCAGAAAAATCCCCCCCATTACCTTCTGTGGAATGGATGCTGGGTGATTCTCCACAATCAAGCGTTTCAGGTAATGGATCCAGAGTCGCTTTTCTTCCTGGTTCCTCACCTGCAGCAGCAGAGGAAAAATGGGGTTGGGAGCATTTCTGCAGCCCAAGAACCCGGAAAGATCTAGTGCAGCCAACTGGCAATCAAACACATTTCGAATATTGAGCGAATGGAAGCAATCGGGACGGCCCTTTTgcccccttctccttttcctctcgtTTGGCCGTGCCAGCTGGGGAGTAACCGTGCGTGCCCCACTAAAATCCTTACTATGACTCAAGTCTTGCTGGGGCAGCGTAACCTCCTGCCGGGGCAAGGGGAGACTTGTCTCCTGTTGCTGTCCAGGTGGGATTCTCCTTAAGGGAGATGAGCCTATTTTGAGAATGTCGCTTGGCATTCTTACTCCAGAGTTTATAGGGACCTACCAATGACTGGTATGAATCGATTGACAGGCCACGGACGGGCCATGGTTCTGTGGCAGTTTTAGCTGGAAAAATGGATTGCAAAAGGTTGAAGTAAAACCGTTTAAGGCACAGGCTCGGGGCAAGATCATGGTTAACACTGTGGGATTGAGGGGCAACCCAGTGGCTGCCTGGGACCTGTAGCTGCAAATGAGGAAACATCTGGATTTTCCCCATCCTCTGGTTTCCCAGGAAGAGATGCATTCTAAGCCCATTTCCAAGAGATCCGAGGACAGAGCCTTCCCCCGGTTCC
Encoded proteins:
- the PLEKHG2 gene encoding pleckstrin homology domain-containing family G member 2, whose translation is MPEGARRGSSKERGNTAAPRPSSTSSLAGIGTKMASDPILGSCTSVNTVCSDSDRPVSLSSSASSASLQDGSSAFSSSVGLGGCPPPYSQQNGSDISLDLTPVALLDRLADSPGDGQPCCGRAKERRIKLSHLDRVVLEIVETEQAYVRDLRSIVEDYLGCIIDCGQVSLKPEQVGALFCNIEDIYEFNSELLEDLERNTSAHAVADCFVQRSEEFDIYTLYCMNYPNSVLMLRQCMEDDALARFFRERQATLSHSLPLETYLLKPVQRILKYHLLLQELAKHYDKDSPGYDSVEEASITMTAVAWYINDMKRKQEHATRLQEIQGLLVGWTGPQLEAFGELILEGQFRVPRARKERVFFLLSKVLLIAKRRGEAFVYKSHIFCCNLALQENTKDLLSFKISDLSIPKQQHTVQVRNQEEKRLWIHYLKRLIVENHPASIPQKAKQVLLENSFQGSPDVLLSPESPKRPLPSPQLDESRVCIRSRRQSEPPESMYSPERVRRSCPILLLEKSGSYRRGRRQSEPAKESQAIFHPANAARLKHADSEGDLFPASETLHSSGSPHTLASAKPGEEAERSDPEAEEAEDFSLAQEPLTTNLSITEEILELLSQRGLDAEAGREGRLWGENGSGAPSLALQDQLSPNDALEELEEKAEEEEENGVFQEDAPPLPPQGSPLQEQLLPMLPHPFGSDSSEEEDPQQPQESAGTSPLHVLEDLTSGEPGSSACTGQGAAWEESWAPGLPSQPSSCLPASPGGRGRVEERAKVDPSLTRDDWLLLEKVQSYHENVDRGKKGPGAAEEEGGPPVPAGVVRESVLRFNSISKQKEAPGEGEGGAQLRRLRPPPSQVSWGPSCNSQHLSIPNNSTRSRPPTRIEQNHLDGGRFPAQPGTPEAQGQEAEKGQPQPGGIPSNAPHKALGRERKPREQKNGLEEDPAEPGFLSCAEIRRAWQEKERSTRDPPRKGGQGAGQRAFSSPPERPTCAEPLCIVEDSDLEDPPRGPGRDAGGGVPPGLPRDRGVKEAAPASAAFLPSMDLYQGNGEPCLLENSERILSKVQALAKMYSEKISRLKSQKWGLERPQGAHPMALGRSQVVLQESWQGGSIPPCEPQIYGHVLIHEPLQDVVGIQENTPLVAATRETAFVLRSDRPFRLLSPEILAPLQQELQHPLPPSLGVPSGGEETPVAATGKKDGAGCPRGPVLTGCPGNPLSTVAPSPERGLPSSSQLTPEAEHGGRGAHEAPHPPEPGQKREGGGQPSQPRLHPEVSVGTGQARPALQPQWRLSDHEAENTSPSSKPAEEPKARMPGRSAFYPLEGTPTLAQGRGCSHPGTKERSSSPAFSDQEPAGCSREASGASAGDPHWGAPNCPAASEPTKATQPLPLDSCTEGLPSTLGARTQEPPSAATSDFPARVESPACIAGQCPSVPLPKFLPSSPVRRCLSSSAAAISRYLAASCITQSLAKRNGAPPPEDPQGPRLPANPLASLPKAAPRRHRNLGRLEAASPSSCSQCISPGPHSPSPRRASLSGAPALERCPPFSSASAPSSRVQSPVGPRMCSPPPGGAQPCTFTPLGVHLQRQPPAPVAHPELRTPGFPSPASCLRAQRGLLPSSRPSEGPAPNEDQESSGGPHNGSETSSRSAPHSHELGSIRWPNVPDLCSKYVSQEGWPGPQRLQPEVGEHCPKQGPPTSLDTARFPEKAPQKASYSTTVNIQIGGSGRVASFSNAQVSLTHPLSATLEQLGSLRRVNSGVAESSLKPGT